Proteins encoded within one genomic window of Theobroma cacao cultivar B97-61/B2 chromosome 7, Criollo_cocoa_genome_V2, whole genome shotgun sequence:
- the LOC18594991 gene encoding organic cation/carnitine transporter 2: MRLNQQTFHESLDEMIEQSLGGFGHVQLIQAILVSLPLLFDAQQTFISVFTDAVPTWHCTDDTTYSSNLDICSLSRSSWSWDGPSDRTIVSEWSLECASSIITGLPSSSFFMGCLVGGFAFSTLGDSWLGRKKLLFFSCLAMSISASATTLSANIWIYSLLRFVCGLFRSSIMTTALVLLMEMVGKRWRGQVGIIAFFFFTLGLLSLPAIAYTNRGSSWRILYFWTSIPAIAYCIIVYFFVSESPRWLFLQGREVEAMAVLKKFGPVNVDGFNSYLVDVPLQEELTNKLDMYASMKDLFRRRWALRRLLAAMALGFGVGMVYYGMLLGVGNLGINTYLSLTLNGLLDIPAYFLTFLLIERCKRTTSMLTFSIASGVCSIICGAASEHKGIQIGLELVAFFSSCTAFNVVLIYVTELFPTSVRNSATSMVRQALIFGAVFSPLLTSAGRKNEFLCYGVLGLVILCCGLFVAYLPETRGMAMFDTLDEQESHDNTIVIVS, translated from the coding sequence ATGAGACTAAACCAACAGACCTTCCATGAGTCGTTGGATGAGATGATTGAACAAAGTCTAGGAGGTTTTGGACATGTACAGTTGATACAAGCAATTCTTGTTTCACTGCCTCTGCTCTTTGACGCCCAACAAACATTCATTAGCGTCTTCACCGACGCAGTTCCGACATGGCACTGCACTGATGATACTACTTACAGCTCAAATTTAGACATTTGCAGTCTTTCTAGGAGTTCTTGGTCTTGGGATGGTCCTTCTGATAGGACGATCGTCTCGGAATGGAGCCTTGAATGTGCTAGTTCAATCATCACTGGCTTACCTTCATCGTCCTTCTTCATGGGGTGCCTGGTGGGTGGGTTCGCCTTCTCCACCCTCGGTGACTCATGGCTTGGTCGTAAGAAACTGCTTTTCTTCTCATGTTTGGCAATGTCTATATCTGCTTCTGCTACCACTTTATCTGCCAACATCTGGATATATTCACTCCTGAGATTTGTCTGTGGACTTTTCCGATCATCTATCATGACAACAGCCCTTGTGTTGTTAATGGAGATGGTAGGAAAGCGTTGGCGTGGTCAAGTAGGGATTattgcatttttctttttcaccctAGGATTATTATCTTTGCCAGCTATAGCTTACACAAACAGAGGTTCCTCATGGagaattctttatttttggaCTTCCATCCCAGCAATAGCTTACTGCATAAtagtttatttctttgttAGTGAGTCCCCAAGATGGCTTTTCCTGCAGGGGCGTGAAGTTGAAGCTATGGCAGTTCTTAAAAAGTTTGGACCAGTTAATGTTGATGGCTTCAACTCATATCTAGTTGACGTTCCTCTGCAGGAGGAACTGACTAATAAGTTGGATATGTACGCATCCATGAAGGACTTGTTTCGGAGAAGATGGGCTCTAAGAAGGCTACTAGCTGCTATGGCCCTTGGTTTTGGCGTTGGAATGGTTTACTACGGCATGCTGTTGGGGGTTGGGAATTTGGGTATCAATACATACTTGAGTCTTACACTGAATGGCTTATTAGACATCCCAGCCTATTTCCTTACCTTCCTCCTGATAGAAAGATGTAAAAGGACCACTTCAATGCTAACATTTTCGATTGCAAGTGGGGTATGCAGTATAATTTGTGGTGCAGCAAGTGAGCACAAAGGCATTCAAATTGGACTAGAGCTAGTAGCATTTTTTAGTTCCTGCACGGCATTCAATGTAGTATTGATATATGTGACAGAGTTGTTTCCCACATCTGTGAGGAACTCGGCCACATCAATGGTGAGGCAGGCGCTCATCTTTGGTGCTGTGTTCAGTCCTTTACTGACTTCTGCAGGTAGAAAAAATGAGTTTCTCTGCTATGGAGTTCTCGGGTTAGTCATATTGTGTTGTGGGTTGTTCGTGGCTTATCTGCCTGAGACTAggggaatggctatgtttgaTACCTTGGATGAACAAGAGTCTCATGATAACACAATCGTAATTGTAAGCTGA